In one Pseudomonas sp. 31-12 genomic region, the following are encoded:
- a CDS encoding LysR family transcriptional regulator yields the protein MHTHLNRVQTFLAVVDFGSYTKAANYLSISKAMASLHVKALEDVLSATLLIRNTRNISLTEIGQDFYEEFKGIVADIDNAFDNVLKGHNRVSGKLRFSSTSEYGEAYILPLIPQFIERYPEIKLCYNFNSSLNDLVAEKLDLVIRLGNLADSAFKSRKLADYEIVLVATEAFLARHPVQNPQDLNSLPWIANSNLQAPTQWTLRHPQLGTVEINGINQYESNSSTAIRSMTLSSLGVSVLPAWVVKDDIASERLIRLLPDYSLPLQSVSVVFPNSPHLPHKSRAFIDFLLLHLAQ from the coding sequence ATGCACACCCATCTTAATCGGGTCCAGACTTTTCTGGCGGTGGTCGATTTTGGTTCTTACACCAAGGCGGCCAATTACCTGAGCATCAGCAAAGCCATGGCCAGCCTGCATGTCAAGGCGCTGGAGGACGTACTGTCAGCGACGCTGTTGATTAGAAATACCCGAAATATATCCCTCACCGAAATCGGTCAGGACTTTTATGAAGAGTTCAAAGGTATTGTCGCGGACATCGATAACGCCTTTGATAATGTATTAAAAGGGCATAACCGAGTTTCCGGGAAGTTGCGCTTCAGTTCCACCAGTGAGTACGGTGAGGCGTATATTCTGCCGTTGATTCCGCAATTCATAGAGCGCTACCCGGAGATAAAACTCTGTTATAACTTTAACTCGTCACTCAATGACCTGGTGGCGGAGAAGTTAGACCTGGTTATCCGTTTGGGCAACTTGGCGGACTCGGCATTCAAGAGCCGTAAACTGGCGGATTATGAAATTGTCCTGGTGGCTACCGAGGCGTTTCTTGCGCGTCACCCGGTGCAAAATCCTCAGGACCTGAATTCGCTGCCGTGGATTGCCAACAGCAACTTGCAGGCACCGACCCAGTGGACGTTGCGCCATCCACAATTGGGGACTGTCGAGATCAACGGGATCAATCAGTATGAATCCAACTCATCCACGGCCATCCGCTCCATGACGTTGTCGTCGCTGGGTGTTTCGGTGCTGCCCGCGTGGGTGGTCAAGGATGACATCGCCAGCGAGCGGCTGATCCGTCTGTTGCCCGACTATTCGCTGCCCTTGCAGTCCGTCAGCGTGGTGTTCCCCAACAGCCCGCATCTGCCCCACAAATCGAGGGCGTTCATTGATTTCCTGCTGCTGCATCTGGCGCAATGA
- a CDS encoding MFS transporter, with protein sequence MTYRYKVALIFLIGFFIDCINIFMSAVALPSISAALHVSTSDVAWVANAYILGLTLIIPVSTWLAGRFGSREILTASMLVFTGSVWMCGLANSFNELVIWRFVQGIGGGLLIPVGQALTFNLFKGEQRAKISTLVMAVALIAPAISPTIGGVIVDSSSWRWVFYSNIPFSLIAAVLSWFWINEARPTSLPRPDIKGLLLVSAALGSLLMGMSLYGGDAPAWVAALFVMAGVAFVVLYGLHYRTCKNPIIELSLLKSKKLSTSIFIYYAIPGVFTGVNLMSIFFLQNTLHFSARLTGMFMILYAIGAFIAMLICGRVYNRMGAKRLFALGMLLHSAGIATLLLVNNPSDLLVIVIAYSLMGIGGGIGANTAQTTSLMDFEGSDTHKASVIWNINRQMSFSIGAALFLMVFNLLLKHFDTTQAYHVTFAIAALVGLFPLFQLSQLNTQKDCHAQQNS encoded by the coding sequence ATGACCTATCGCTACAAAGTTGCACTGATATTTCTCATCGGCTTTTTTATAGACTGCATTAACATCTTTATGTCAGCGGTCGCATTACCGAGTATATCGGCGGCGCTGCACGTTAGTACTTCAGACGTTGCCTGGGTGGCCAATGCTTATATTCTGGGACTGACGCTGATCATTCCGGTCAGCACCTGGTTGGCCGGTCGTTTTGGCAGCCGGGAAATCCTCACCGCCTCGATGCTCGTGTTCACAGGTTCCGTGTGGATGTGCGGGCTGGCCAACAGTTTCAACGAGCTGGTGATCTGGCGCTTCGTCCAGGGGATTGGCGGTGGCCTGTTGATTCCAGTCGGCCAGGCGCTGACGTTCAACCTGTTCAAGGGTGAGCAGCGGGCGAAAATATCCACCTTGGTCATGGCCGTTGCCCTGATAGCGCCCGCCATTTCACCAACCATCGGCGGAGTCATCGTCGACAGCAGCTCCTGGCGCTGGGTGTTCTACAGCAACATCCCGTTCTCGCTGATCGCGGCAGTGCTGTCCTGGTTCTGGATTAACGAAGCGCGGCCGACGAGTTTGCCCCGACCCGACATCAAGGGCTTGCTGCTGGTCAGCGCAGCACTCGGCAGCCTGCTGATGGGCATGTCGTTGTACGGCGGCGATGCTCCGGCATGGGTGGCCGCCCTCTTCGTCATGGCCGGCGTTGCTTTCGTGGTGCTGTACGGGCTGCATTACCGCACCTGCAAAAACCCGATCATTGAACTGAGCCTGCTCAAAAGCAAAAAACTCAGCACCTCCATCTTTATCTATTACGCGATTCCCGGTGTGTTCACGGGGGTCAACTTGATGAGCATCTTCTTCCTGCAAAACACCCTGCACTTCAGCGCCCGCCTGACAGGGATGTTCATGATCCTCTACGCCATCGGCGCGTTCATCGCGATGCTGATCTGTGGCCGGGTCTACAACCGGATGGGCGCAAAGCGCCTGTTTGCCCTCGGCATGCTGTTGCACAGCGCCGGCATTGCCACCCTGCTACTGGTGAACAATCCCTCAGACCTTCTGGTGATTGTCATCGCCTACAGCTTGATGGGGATCGGCGGCGGCATCGGAGCCAACACAGCACAAACCACGTCGTTGATGGATTTCGAGGGCAGTGACACGCACAAGGCCAGTGTCATCTGGAACATCAACCGACAGATGTCATTCAGCATCGGCGCCGCCCTCTTCCTGATGGTTTTCAACCTGCTCCTGAAGCATTTCGATACCACCCAGGCCTACCACGTGACGTTCGCCATTGCCGCGCTGGTGGGCCTGTTCCCACTCTTTCAACTGAGTCAGTTGAACACTCAAAAGGACTGTCATGCACAACAAAATAGTTGA
- a CDS encoding DUF4440 domain-containing protein, with product MHNKIVEQAHHSIHHVHELIHTLFTDANGKGQAALEPLMSAFVEHFTMVTTSAAIVSRATVEQMFKGAIGAKPGLEIVISDLQTVWQEGASVAIRYKETHRLDQRESSRISVAIIGLHHHNAQWIYLHETPLSQES from the coding sequence ATGCACAACAAAATAGTTGAACAGGCGCACCACAGCATTCATCACGTGCACGAGTTGATCCACACCCTGTTCACCGACGCCAACGGTAAGGGGCAGGCCGCGCTCGAGCCGCTGATGTCGGCATTCGTCGAGCACTTCACCATGGTCACCACCTCGGCCGCCATCGTCAGCCGGGCGACGGTCGAACAGATGTTCAAGGGTGCAATCGGCGCCAAACCGGGCCTGGAAATCGTCATCAGCGACCTGCAGACGGTGTGGCAAGAAGGCGCCAGCGTGGCGATCCGCTACAAGGAAACCCATCGCCTGGACCAGCGCGAAAGCTCACGGATTTCGGTGGCGATCATTGGCCTGCATCACCACAACGCCCAATGGATCTACCTGCATGAAACGCCGCTAAGCCAGGAAAGCTGA
- a CDS encoding flavin reductase family protein, with protein MNYTITDCRMLSASIKEITVSPQTPGHAALDAGAHFKWFIPELNEWRHYSAVQLADRMTAQGSVVFAIRLTADSASSRYIRSLAINDTVQLDGPFNTFTYPLTEGVGRDIAIAGGIGITPLTGILHHLTSLNRSAHLHYFARNDDDAAYALPLQALLQERLHLHFSNKPDGRPAVSQVLADLAPHDRLYVCGPQAMLNDVFCHAEDSGLARERIHFEIFNVVREDDASAFVIDAVESGISVNVNQDQTLLEALEAAGLDPLYDCRRGECGVCALEVLEGEVDHRDFIMSEKEAACSARIYPCVSRAKSQRLKLAI; from the coding sequence ATGAACTACACAATCACTGATTGCCGAATGCTCTCGGCCTCTATCAAAGAAATCACCGTCAGCCCGCAAACACCAGGGCATGCCGCGCTGGATGCGGGCGCGCATTTCAAATGGTTCATCCCCGAACTGAATGAATGGCGGCACTACTCGGCGGTACAACTGGCGGACCGCATGACGGCGCAAGGCAGCGTCGTCTTTGCCATCCGGCTCACGGCCGACTCGGCCAGCAGTCGCTACATTCGTTCGCTGGCAATCAACGACACGGTGCAGCTCGATGGCCCGTTCAATACGTTCACCTACCCGCTCACTGAAGGCGTCGGCAGGGACATTGCGATTGCCGGCGGCATCGGCATTACGCCGCTGACCGGGATCCTTCATCACCTGACGTCATTGAATCGAAGCGCACACCTGCACTACTTCGCCAGGAACGACGACGACGCGGCCTATGCCTTGCCCCTGCAGGCACTGTTGCAGGAACGCCTGCACTTGCACTTCTCCAATAAACCCGATGGCCGCCCCGCTGTCAGTCAGGTGCTCGCAGATCTGGCACCACACGACCGGCTCTACGTCTGCGGTCCGCAGGCGATGCTCAACGACGTGTTTTGCCATGCCGAGGACAGTGGCCTGGCGCGCGAGCGCATCCATTTTGAAATCTTCAACGTGGTTCGGGAAGACGATGCGTCGGCCTTTGTGATTGACGCCGTCGAGTCGGGTATCAGCGTCAACGTCAATCAAGACCAAACCTTGCTGGAGGCGCTGGAGGCGGCCGGCCTGGATCCGCTCTACGACTGCCGACGCGGTGAGTGCGGTGTCTGCGCGCTGGAGGTCCTTGAGGGTGAAGTCGACCATCGCGACTTCATCATGAGCGAAAAAGAAGCTGCCTGCAGCGCAAGGATTTATCCCTGCGTCTCCCGGGCCAAAAGCCAACGCCTGAAGCTGGCGATCTAA
- a CDS encoding Rieske 2Fe-2S domain-containing protein, translated as MDNYFNGREVHKSLYLDQQLFDQEQHSVFAASWCYVGHDSLIPQPGDFFTTDIAQQPLAMVRQKNGDIVVLHNRCPHKGVKVLAEPRGNVGRFIRCPYHAWTFKTDGELLSIPVKKEYDDCDLSACSAHKGMQAVAAVENYRGFVFVRLQAEGIDFNTFFGESLSTLDNMVLRSPLGQLRVVGQPLLHRHRCNWKMVVDNQTDTCHPMIAHESSAGEAIRLWKETSDQSSPSPMAVELFSPFMASYEFFANMGIRIWPNGHGHTGVSNSIHKAYADIPGYWDLMVQSYGERQATEILEDTRHNTVYFPNLMVKGPIQTLRVIKPISAQETVVESWIFELVGAPIQLLERTVQYNNLINSPCSMVAHDDVEMYERATEGLRSDSNEWVNVARLFESTESYERTQVVSGTSEMAMRNFYNSWQHLMRDNHATRSEQ; from the coding sequence TTGGACAATTACTTCAACGGCAGAGAAGTGCATAAATCGCTCTACCTTGATCAACAGCTCTTCGACCAGGAACAACACAGCGTCTTCGCCGCCAGCTGGTGTTACGTGGGGCACGACAGTCTGATCCCGCAGCCCGGCGACTTTTTCACCACCGACATTGCACAGCAACCCTTGGCAATGGTCCGGCAAAAAAATGGCGACATCGTTGTCCTGCACAACCGCTGCCCGCACAAAGGCGTGAAAGTGCTGGCCGAGCCTCGCGGCAATGTCGGTCGGTTTATCCGCTGCCCTTACCATGCGTGGACCTTCAAGACCGATGGCGAACTGCTGAGTATTCCGGTGAAAAAGGAATACGACGATTGCGACCTCAGCGCGTGCTCCGCCCACAAAGGCATGCAAGCCGTCGCGGCGGTGGAGAACTATCGCGGTTTTGTATTTGTCCGCCTCCAGGCAGAAGGCATCGACTTCAACACCTTTTTTGGCGAGTCGTTATCGACGCTGGACAACATGGTGCTGCGCTCGCCCCTGGGCCAGTTGCGCGTCGTTGGCCAGCCGCTCCTGCACCGCCATCGCTGCAACTGGAAAATGGTGGTCGATAACCAGACCGACACCTGTCACCCGATGATTGCCCATGAGTCCTCGGCGGGCGAAGCGATTCGCTTGTGGAAGGAAACCAGCGACCAGAGCAGCCCTTCGCCCATGGCGGTCGAGCTATTTTCACCGTTCATGGCGTCCTACGAGTTCTTCGCCAACATGGGTATTCGCATCTGGCCCAACGGCCACGGGCATACCGGCGTCAGCAACTCAATCCATAAAGCCTATGCCGATATTCCGGGTTATTGGGACTTGATGGTCCAGAGCTATGGCGAACGCCAGGCCACCGAGATTCTCGAAGACACCCGACACAACACCGTCTATTTCCCGAACCTGATGGTCAAGGGCCCGATCCAGACGTTGCGGGTGATCAAGCCGATCAGCGCTCAGGAGACGGTGGTCGAGTCGTGGATCTTTGAATTGGTGGGCGCCCCCATCCAGTTGCTGGAACGAACCGTCCAGTACAACAACCTGATCAATTCCCCTTGCTCGATGGTCGCCCACGACGATGTGGAAATGTACGAGCGGGCAACGGAGGGATTGCGCAGTGATTCCAACGAGTGGGTCAACGTGGCGCGACTCTTTGAATCGACCGAATCCTATGAGCGGACCCAGGTGGTTTCGGGCACCAGCGAAATGGCGATGCGCAATTTTTACAACAGCTGGCAGCACTTGATGCGGGATAACCATGCAACTCGATCAGAACAATAA
- a CDS encoding aromatic-ring-hydroxylating dioxygenase subunit beta produces the protein MQLDQNNKHAIEQLIASEIQLLDQQDFSAWQQLLTPDYTYWIPLRREQTSPLHESSLLYEDRFLTTLRINRLANARNYSQQPKSRSLHIAQCSLIRLEDDELGASSSTNMLYCEARGDSEWHYPVTVEHQLINVEGNWKIQGKKVLLLNPSRAIESLQLII, from the coding sequence ATGCAACTCGATCAGAACAATAAACACGCCATCGAACAGTTGATCGCCAGCGAAATCCAGCTACTGGACCAACAAGACTTCAGTGCCTGGCAACAACTGCTGACCCCCGACTACACCTACTGGATTCCGTTGCGACGAGAACAGACCAGCCCTCTTCATGAGTCCTCGCTGCTGTATGAAGACCGGTTTCTGACCACGCTGCGCATCAACCGATTGGCCAACGCGCGCAACTACTCGCAACAGCCCAAGAGTCGCAGTTTGCATATTGCCCAGTGTTCGTTGATCCGTCTGGAAGACGACGAACTGGGCGCATCGAGTAGCACCAACATGCTCTATTGCGAAGCCCGAGGGGACAGCGAATGGCATTACCCGGTCACCGTCGAGCATCAACTGATTAACGTCGAAGGCAACTGGAAAATCCAAGGCAAAAAAGTACTTCTGCTCAATCCCTCCCGAGCGATTGAAAGCCTGCAGTTAATCATCTGA
- a CDS encoding NAD(P)/FAD-dependent oxidoreductase, whose translation MTAGFDEATFPGSFPYVDLLYDYGQFLRNASDAIGYLPPEAANKHIGIVGAGLTGLVAAYELLRAGAQRVTLFEAAEEHLGGRLLTQRFDDDHPQFIAEMGAMRFPPSEVGLFHYLNRFGIETTEAFPDPGVVDTEIHYRGETHHWAAMQPPPAIFSTVHRGWSAFLKEGVTFDDGTCLAPPLLLTELLKQHNYAEVQPEWQRYLDYFGDSSFYSAMVQIFTGSNPPGGQPWRKPEDFHLFGSLGIGSGGFQSVYRASFTEILRLVVNGLEVNQRLVPMGISSLSELIADTSFHGMPLRDRICRTRIESINKGNNGEILLAGSNGETYACDRVITTTTTRALQVNMKLTQNQAFVNRDVARAINETHMVGSSKLFILTKDKFWLKHGLPQNIQTDTLVKGVYCLDYAPQDPESWGVVLISYTWEDDSHKMVSMTDKVQRCLRLVDELAMSAPEFASHLLPLNGNYQRYVLEYDWLTDKHSLGAFKLNFPGDDIYSERLFYQFKTALDPQQDTGLYLAGCGCSFTGGWAEGAIQTALNGACAVISSLGGDLIADNPLDGLHAQYRYC comes from the coding sequence ATGACTGCCGGCTTCGACGAAGCCACATTTCCCGGTTCTTTTCCGTATGTCGACCTGTTGTACGACTACGGCCAGTTTTTGCGCAATGCCAGTGATGCGATCGGTTACTTGCCACCCGAAGCGGCCAATAAACACATCGGCATTGTCGGCGCCGGGCTGACCGGGCTGGTCGCCGCCTACGAACTGCTCCGTGCCGGTGCCCAGCGAGTCACGCTGTTCGAGGCCGCCGAAGAACACTTGGGCGGGCGCTTGCTGACCCAGCGCTTTGACGATGACCACCCGCAATTCATCGCCGAAATGGGCGCGATGCGCTTTCCTCCCAGCGAGGTCGGGTTGTTTCACTACCTGAACCGGTTTGGCATCGAAACCACTGAAGCGTTTCCCGACCCCGGTGTCGTGGACACCGAAATCCACTACCGCGGTGAGACTCATCACTGGGCGGCCATGCAGCCTCCACCTGCGATTTTCAGCACGGTCCATCGGGGCTGGAGTGCGTTTTTGAAAGAGGGCGTGACCTTCGATGACGGCACCTGCCTGGCGCCACCGTTGTTACTGACCGAGTTACTCAAGCAACACAACTACGCGGAAGTGCAGCCGGAATGGCAACGCTATCTGGATTACTTCGGCGACAGCTCGTTCTATTCGGCCATGGTGCAGATTTTCACCGGCAGCAACCCGCCCGGCGGACAACCGTGGCGCAAACCCGAAGACTTTCATCTATTCGGTTCACTGGGGATCGGCTCGGGCGGTTTCCAATCGGTATACCGCGCCTCCTTTACCGAGATTCTGCGGCTCGTGGTCAATGGCCTCGAAGTCAATCAACGGCTGGTGCCGATGGGCATCTCATCGCTGTCGGAGTTGATTGCCGATACGTCATTCCATGGCATGCCCCTGCGCGACCGAATCTGCCGCACCCGCATCGAGTCCATCAACAAGGGCAATAACGGTGAAATCCTGCTGGCCGGCAGCAATGGTGAAACCTATGCCTGCGACCGGGTGATCACCACGACGACCACCCGGGCGCTGCAAGTGAACATGAAGCTCACACAGAACCAGGCCTTCGTGAATCGTGACGTGGCCCGGGCGATCAACGAAACCCACATGGTCGGTTCGTCCAAGCTGTTCATCCTGACCAAAGACAAGTTCTGGTTGAAACACGGGCTGCCACAGAACATCCAGACAGACACCTTGGTGAAGGGCGTGTATTGCCTCGATTACGCACCGCAGGACCCTGAGTCCTGGGGCGTGGTATTGATCAGTTACACCTGGGAAGACGACTCCCACAAGATGGTTTCTATGACCGACAAAGTTCAACGCTGCTTGCGCCTTGTCGATGAACTGGCCATGAGCGCACCTGAGTTTGCCAGCCACCTTCTACCGCTCAATGGCAACTACCAGCGCTATGTCCTGGAGTATGACTGGCTGACCGACAAGCATTCGCTGGGCGCCTTCAAACTCAACTTTCCGGGTGACGATATCTACTCGGAACGCTTGTTCTATCAATTCAAAACGGCCCTCGATCCACAGCAGGACACGGGGTTGTACCTCGCCGGGTGCGGCTGCTCTTTCACCGGTGGCTGGGCGGAAGGCGCCATTCAAACAGCACTCAACGGTGCCTGTGCGGTGATCAGCAGTCTGGGTGGCGACTTGATTGCCGACAATCCGCTGGACGGACTGCACGCTCAATACCGCTATTGCTGA
- a CDS encoding amidase family protein encodes MYSQLSIEELVSGFRSGRHCLDAWHQSLRDKQFDHQHLNSFITFDPTAFEVALGADREASLYGIPVSFKDNINVSGMPTTAGTPGLAAYYPLSDAGIVERFKTLGARVVGKNNMHELSFGVTSANQTYGAVVNPADERYSAGGSSGGCAAAVAAGLVPCAVGTDTGGSVRIPAAFCGIVGFRPTTGCYPVDGIVPVSQTKDTPGLLTRTLQDCQYIHRHLTGNHPAPPDDNRPLRVGIPEKFFWADLDEKVRRDCFAAIEVLADRGVELVPVDDLLIGEINESIQFPLPIYEFFIDFPRFLMKEGWGDQFLSILAQIRDPGIKKILTAQLESPAISYTDYVQALMSKLQLSREYSRLFNAHQLDVIAYPTVSCTAPLLTECEAESNFETFVRNTDPASNLAAPSVTVPVAEKHSLPVGLSFDALPGQDSLLLERSRQLSRLLAMR; translated from the coding sequence ATGTACAGCCAGCTTTCAATTGAAGAACTCGTCAGCGGATTTCGCAGTGGTCGCCATTGCCTGGATGCCTGGCACCAATCCCTGCGCGATAAACAGTTTGATCATCAACACCTGAACAGCTTCATCACGTTCGACCCGACGGCGTTCGAGGTTGCCCTCGGGGCCGACCGGGAGGCGAGCCTGTATGGCATTCCCGTTTCCTTCAAGGACAACATCAATGTCAGCGGCATGCCGACCACCGCAGGAACGCCGGGGCTCGCTGCTTACTACCCGTTGTCCGATGCCGGGATTGTCGAGCGTTTCAAGACGCTGGGCGCGAGGGTCGTTGGCAAGAACAACATGCATGAACTGTCGTTCGGGGTGACGTCGGCCAACCAAACTTACGGCGCCGTGGTCAACCCGGCTGACGAACGCTACAGCGCGGGCGGCAGCAGCGGTGGTTGTGCGGCAGCCGTCGCAGCCGGTCTTGTGCCCTGCGCCGTGGGTACCGACACCGGCGGGTCAGTGCGCATACCCGCGGCGTTCTGCGGGATCGTCGGGTTTCGCCCCACCACGGGGTGTTACCCGGTGGACGGCATCGTGCCCGTTTCCCAGACCAAGGACACGCCAGGGCTACTGACCCGCACACTGCAAGACTGTCAGTACATCCACCGTCACCTGACCGGGAACCACCCAGCGCCCCCGGACGACAACAGACCCCTACGGGTGGGCATACCGGAAAAATTCTTCTGGGCCGACCTCGACGAAAAAGTCCGACGCGACTGCTTCGCGGCTATCGAGGTGTTGGCAGATCGGGGCGTGGAGCTGGTTCCGGTCGATGACCTGTTGATCGGGGAAATCAATGAGAGCATTCAATTCCCATTACCTATTTACGAGTTCTTTATCGACTTCCCGCGCTTCTTGATGAAAGAAGGCTGGGGCGACCAATTTTTGAGCATCCTGGCGCAGATCCGGGACCCGGGCATCAAGAAAATACTGACGGCGCAACTTGAGAGCCCGGCGATTTCCTACACCGACTATGTACAGGCATTGATGAGCAAACTGCAGCTGAGTCGTGAATACAGCCGTCTGTTCAACGCCCATCAACTGGATGTGATTGCCTACCCCACCGTCAGCTGTACGGCACCGTTGCTCACGGAGTGCGAGGCAGAAAGCAACTTCGAGACCTTCGTGCGCAACACCGACCCGGCGAGCAACCTGGCGGCGCCCAGTGTCACCGTGCCGGTAGCGGAAAAACACTCGCTGCCGGTGGGGCTCTCGTTCGACGCGTTGCCCGGGCAGGACAGCTTGCTGCTGGAGAGATCCCGCCAATTATCCCGTTTGCTGGCCATGCGTTAA
- the mtr gene encoding tryptophan permease: MRSTSTSTSAPSVALERSPSVLGGAMMIGGTIVGAGMFSLPVVMSGLWFYGSVAVLLFAWFCTLHSGLMILEANLNYRSGASFSTITKDLLGRRWNVLNGLSIVFVLYTLTYAYISASGSVIHHSAQSLGVNLSARAGGLYFTLTVALIVWLSTAAVSRVTTVIFGAKIIAFFLTFGGLLDHVQPATLLNRNATDSHYLPYLLMTLPFCLTSFGFHGNVPSLMKHFGKDPQRIRACLVSGTLIALGLYVVWMVCSMGNIPRDGFKDIAQRGGNIDVLISALGAMLNSAKIDVFLSLFSNFAVACSFLGVSLGLFDYLADVLGFDDSPRGRLKTAATTFLPPMLCGLLWPEGFIHAIGFAGLAATLWAVITPALLASASRKRFGSPRYRVWGGQPMIALILFFGVISAISHVLFSLDLLPVWR; this comes from the coding sequence ATGCGCAGCACTTCTACGTCCACTTCCGCTCCCTCCGTCGCACTCGAACGGTCGCCCTCGGTGCTCGGCGGCGCCATGATGATCGGTGGCACCATCGTCGGTGCCGGCATGTTTTCGCTGCCGGTCGTCATGTCCGGCCTGTGGTTTTACGGCTCCGTCGCGGTCCTGTTGTTTGCCTGGTTCTGCACCTTGCATTCCGGCCTGATGATTCTTGAGGCCAACCTTAACTATCGTTCCGGTGCCAGTTTTTCAACGATCACCAAAGACCTGTTGGGTCGTCGCTGGAATGTGTTGAACGGCTTGAGCATCGTCTTTGTCCTGTACACGCTGACCTACGCCTACATCTCGGCCAGCGGTTCGGTGATTCATCACAGCGCCCAATCATTGGGAGTGAATCTGTCGGCACGCGCCGGGGGCTTGTATTTCACCCTGACGGTCGCGCTCATCGTGTGGCTGAGCACGGCAGCGGTGAGCCGGGTGACCACAGTGATCTTCGGTGCAAAGATCATCGCGTTCTTCCTGACCTTCGGCGGGCTGCTCGATCACGTGCAACCGGCGACACTGCTCAATCGAAACGCCACGGATAGCCACTACCTTCCTTACCTGCTGATGACCCTGCCCTTCTGCCTGACCTCCTTCGGTTTTCACGGCAACGTTCCCAGCCTGATGAAACACTTCGGCAAAGACCCGCAGCGTATCCGTGCCTGCCTGGTCAGCGGCACCCTCATCGCGCTTGGGCTGTACGTTGTCTGGATGGTTTGCAGCATGGGCAACATTCCCCGGGACGGGTTCAAGGACATCGCTCAGCGTGGCGGCAATATCGACGTGCTGATCAGCGCGCTGGGGGCGATGCTCAACAGTGCGAAAATCGATGTATTCCTCAGCCTTTTTTCCAACTTCGCCGTCGCCTGCTCCTTTCTCGGCGTGTCCTTGGGGCTCTTCGATTATCTGGCCGATGTGCTGGGGTTTGACGACAGCCCGCGAGGTCGCCTGAAAACCGCAGCCACCACCTTCCTACCACCTATGCTCTGCGGGCTGTTGTGGCCAGAAGGGTTTATCCATGCCATCGGTTTCGCCGGTCTGGCGGCGACCCTCTGGGCCGTCATTACCCCGGCATTGCTGGCCAGCGCATCACGCAAGCGCTTTGGCAGCCCGCGGTATCGCGTCTGGGGAGGCCAGCCCATGATTGCCCTGATATTGTTTTTCGGCGTGATCAGCGCGATTTCACATGTGCTGTTTTCATTGGATTTGTTGCCGGTGTGGCGCTAG
- a CDS encoding glutamate/aspartate ABC transporter substrate-binding protein, translating to MRIVPHILGAAIAAALISTPVFAAELTGTLKKIKESGVITLGHRDASIPFSYIADASGKPVGYSHDIQLKIVEAIKKDLDMPNLQVKYNLVTSQTRIPLVQNGTVDVECGSTTNNVERQQQVAFSVGIFEIGTRLLSKKDSAYKDFDNLKGKNVVTTAGTTSERILKSMNADKQMGMNVISAKDHGESFQMLETGRAVAFMMDDALLAGEAAKAKNAKDWEVTGTPQSYEIYGCMVRKGDEPFKKAVDDAIVATYKSGEINKIYDKWFMSPIPPKGLNLNFPMSDELKTLIANPTDKAADDKKS from the coding sequence ATGCGCATCGTTCCCCATATCCTGGGCGCAGCCATTGCTGCCGCTCTGATTAGCACTCCAGTTTTCGCTGCCGAACTCACCGGCACACTGAAGAAGATCAAAGAGTCCGGTGTGATCACCCTCGGGCATCGTGACGCTTCCATCCCGTTTTCCTATATCGCGGACGCTTCCGGCAAACCGGTCGGCTACTCCCACGATATCCAGCTGAAAATCGTCGAAGCCATCAAGAAAGACCTGGACATGCCGAACCTCCAGGTCAAATACAACCTCGTAACCTCGCAAACCCGTATCCCGCTGGTGCAGAACGGCACCGTGGACGTCGAATGCGGCTCCACCACCAACAACGTAGAACGTCAGCAGCAAGTGGCCTTCTCCGTCGGCATCTTCGAAATCGGTACGCGTCTTCTCTCCAAGAAAGACTCCGCGTACAAGGACTTCGACAACCTCAAAGGCAAGAACGTCGTGACCACCGCGGGCACCACGTCCGAGCGCATCCTCAAGTCGATGAACGCCGACAAGCAGATGGGCATGAACGTCATCTCCGCCAAAGACCACGGCGAGTCCTTCCAGATGCTGGAAACCGGCCGCGCAGTGGCTTTCATGATGGACGACGCGTTGCTGGCGGGTGAAGCGGCCAAGGCCAAGAATGCGAAGGACTGGGAAGTGACCGGTACTCCTCAATCCTACGAAATCTACGGCTGCATGGTTCGCAAGGGCGACGAGCCGTTCAAGAAGGCTGTCGACGACGCGATCGTGGCGACCTACAAGTCGGGCGAGATCAACAAGATCTACGACAAATGGTTCATGTCGCCAATCCCGCCAAAGGGCTTGAACCTGAACTTCCCGATGAGCGACGAGCTCAAGACCCTGATCGCCAATCCGACCGATAAAGCGGCTGACGACAAGAAGTCCTGA